From the genome of Rubrobacter calidifluminis:
CGCCGAAGACGAGGACGACCGGCGGCTCGAGGCCGAGCTCCGCGAGCGCCCTCTCCCTGTCCGCCGCGAAGAACTCGCGCCGGGTCGGCATCCCCACCACGCGCGCCCCGCGCAGCACCCCGGCCGCCTCGGGGAAGGTCACGAACGTACCGGAGGCCACGCGGCTCGCCAGCCGGTTCACCCGGCCGGGCACCGAATTCTGCTCGTGCAGGAACGTCGGTATCCCGAGCGAGCGGGCCGCGGCCACCGCCGGCGCGCTCGCGTACCCACCGACCCCGAGCACCGCGCCGGGCTCGAAAGAGCGCATCAGACCGCGGCAGGCGAGCACGGCCCGGGCGAAGAGCGCCGCCGCCCGTCCCCGGGCGAAGACGCCGCCCGCCATCCCCCGCAGCAGCAGCGGGTGGAAGGGGTATCCCGCCCGGGGCACCAGATCCGCCTCTATCCCCGAGGAGGCGCCCACGAACTCAACCGTGGCCCTCCGCCCGGCGAGCTCCCCGGCCACGCACAGCGCGGGGATCGCGTGCCCGCCCGTTCCGCCGCCCGCTATCAGTATCCTCGCTGGTGCTCGCACCCGCATCGACCTCTCTCACTCGCTCGCTGTCCTCGGAT
Proteins encoded in this window:
- a CDS encoding UDP-N-acetylglucosamine--N-acetylmuramyl-(pentapeptide) pyrophosphoryl-undecaprenol N-acetylglucosamine transferase, whose product is MRAPARILIAGGGTGGHAIPALCVAGELAGRRATVEFVGASSGIEADLVPRAGYPFHPLLLRGMAGGVFARGRAAALFARAVLACRGLMRSFEPGAVLGVGGYASAPAVAAARSLGIPTFLHEQNSVPGRVNRLASRVASGTFVTFPEAAGVLRGARVVGMPTRREFFAADRERALAELGLEPPVVLVFGGSGGALRINLAAQEAFGSGETPYTVVQVAGRRDYGRLSTKNPRHLILEYEPELWRYVAACELAVTRAGAGSLFDLAAAGRAAILVPYPYAAQDHQLHNARYFTGRGAAELMLDGEVDARRLRERVEGLLGDKGRREQLAARMKELATPDAAAEVATALLEAAWRKDDQGRMKR